Proteins co-encoded in one Chitinophagales bacterium genomic window:
- a CDS encoding class I SAM-dependent methyltransferase, translating to MKQKEWFETWFDSPYYHILYQQHDHQEAERMIETLFKYLELPASAKILDVACGRGRHSIYMAEKGYTVAGIDLSWKNIQYAQRYEQDNLSFFVHDMRKPFYINYFDAVLNLFTSFGYFSCEKDNLKAMRSISDSLQKKGRVIIDFFNAKTIANKLPYSGQISHDGIMFYIVKAMEDGTIRKKIYFQDLGKEYEFEERVQALQLADFAKYFANSGLVVKDVFGDYQLNSFDESLSERLIIIGEKI from the coding sequence ATGAAGCAAAAAGAGTGGTTTGAAACCTGGTTCGATTCCCCGTATTATCACATTCTTTACCAGCAACATGATCATCAGGAAGCGGAGCGGATGATAGAGACTTTATTCAAATATCTTGAGCTACCGGCATCAGCAAAAATATTGGATGTTGCATGTGGAAGAGGGCGCCATTCCATCTACATGGCGGAAAAAGGATATACAGTAGCAGGTATAGATCTCTCCTGGAAAAATATTCAATATGCTCAAAGATATGAGCAGGACAACCTTTCCTTTTTTGTGCACGATATGCGCAAACCTTTTTATATAAATTACTTTGATGCAGTGCTAAATCTTTTTACCAGCTTTGGCTATTTCAGTTGCGAAAAGGATAACCTGAAAGCGATGCGGTCCATCAGTGACTCTCTGCAAAAGAAGGGCCGGGTAATCATTGACTTTTTTAATGCAAAGACCATTGCAAACAAGCTTCCTTACAGCGGCCAGATTTCACATGATGGAATAATGTTTTATATAGTGAAAGCGATGGAAGACGGGACCATCAGAAAAAAAATTTACTTTCAGGACCTTGGTAAAGAATATGAATTCGAGGAACGTGTACAGGCTTTACAATTAGCAGACTTTGCAAAATATTTTGCAAACAGCGGCTTAGTTGTTAAAGATGTGTTTGGTGATTACCAGTTAAACTCCTTTGATGAAAGCCTTTCCGAACGCCTGATCATTATTGGAGAAAAAATATAA
- a CDS encoding ZIP family metal transporter, which yields MKTWELLLLTGAPISGGIIAFFLKTKNKNDYKLVLSFSGAFLFSITVIHLFPLIFKNGESAGLYVLLGFFIQIFLEQLTHGIEHGHFHEHSENNSYILAVLTGLTLHSFLDGIPLANAGMLQSSHTSLLYGISLHKIPEGFALTSILLFSFLKKPQILIILFLFSLAAPSAVLIADHFINSRFFFVLIAMASGSLLHVSTTILFESESGSHFFGWKKITAIILGVGLSLLTA from the coding sequence ATGAAAACGTGGGAATTACTTCTTTTAACCGGAGCACCGATATCTGGTGGCATTATTGCGTTTTTCTTAAAAACCAAAAACAAAAATGATTACAAGCTGGTGCTTAGCTTCAGTGGTGCCTTTCTTTTCAGCATAACCGTAATCCATCTTTTTCCATTAATTTTTAAGAATGGCGAATCAGCAGGGTTGTATGTTCTGCTTGGGTTTTTTATACAGATTTTTTTAGAGCAATTGACGCATGGAATTGAACATGGGCATTTTCATGAGCATAGTGAAAATAATTCCTATATCCTGGCCGTGCTTACCGGATTAACCCTTCATTCCTTCCTGGATGGAATTCCGCTTGCAAACGCCGGAATGTTGCAGTCAAGCCATACCTCGTTATTATATGGAATATCGCTTCACAAAATTCCGGAGGGATTTGCGCTTACATCTATATTGCTGTTTTCATTTTTGAAAAAGCCTCAAATCCTAATCATCCTTTTCTTATTTTCATTAGCTGCGCCATCCGCAGTGTTGATCGCCGATCATTTTATCAACAGCCGGTTTTTCTTTGTATTGATTGCTATGGCTTCAGGCTCGCTCCTGCATGTTTCCACAACCATTCTTTTCGAATCTGAATCGGGAAGTCATTTCTTCGGATGGAAAAAAATTACGGCCATAATCCTTGGTGTTGGATTGTCATTACTAACAGCTTAA
- a CDS encoding enoyl-CoA hydratase/isomerase family protein, whose amino-acid sequence MNYDFIILNPQVEQFVALIQLNRPRELNALNRQLMTELKDALQTLDDDENIRAIVITGNEKAFAAGADIKQMADASSIDMLNLDQFSTWDAIKKIKKPLIAAVSGFVLGGGCELAMHCDLIIASETAKFGQPEIKLGVMPGAGGTQRLTRAVGKALAMEMVLTGRSLSAEEVMAAGLINRIVPVELYLCEAIKLAQQIAANSPVALKLAKEAVLQSFNNSLDEGLLMERKNFYLCFSSDDQKEGMKAFMEKRPPVFSGK is encoded by the coding sequence ATGAATTACGATTTTATTATACTGAATCCACAGGTAGAACAGTTTGTCGCCCTGATTCAATTAAATCGCCCCAGGGAATTGAATGCCCTTAACCGCCAGCTGATGACGGAGTTAAAAGATGCCTTGCAAACACTGGATGACGATGAGAACATTAGAGCGATCGTAATTACAGGAAATGAAAAAGCTTTTGCGGCAGGTGCAGATATAAAACAGATGGCCGACGCTTCTTCCATAGACATGCTGAACCTGGATCAGTTTAGCACGTGGGATGCAATAAAAAAAATAAAGAAACCATTGATTGCTGCTGTTTCCGGATTTGTCTTAGGGGGCGGTTGCGAATTAGCGATGCATTGTGACCTGATTATTGCTTCGGAAACTGCAAAGTTTGGGCAGCCGGAAATCAAGCTTGGTGTGATGCCCGGAGCCGGAGGCACACAGCGCCTTACACGAGCTGTGGGGAAAGCACTGGCTATGGAGATGGTTTTAACAGGCCGATCGCTTTCCGCAGAAGAGGTAATGGCAGCAGGCTTGATCAATAGGATTGTTCCTGTGGAATTATACCTGTGCGAGGCAATAAAGCTTGCTCAGCAAATTGCTGCAAATTCTCCTGTTGCCTTAAAGCTGGCAAAGGAAGCGGTACTGCAATCCTTTAATAATTCTCTTGATGAAGGGTTATTAATGGAGCGAAAAAATTTTTATCTCTGCTTTTCTTCTGATGATCAAAAAGAAGGAATGAAAGCATTTATGGAAAAGCGACCGCCGGTTTTTTCAGGGAAATAA
- a CDS encoding F0F1 ATP synthase subunit alpha, producing the protein MVEVRPDEVSAILREQLSNFKSATELEEVGTVLQVGDGIARVYGLFNARAGELVEFENGTKAIVLNLEEDNVGVVLMGTWEDIKEGDTVRRTGQIASIKVGEGMLGRVVNTLGNPIDGKGPIGGQLFEMPLERKAPGVIYRQPVKEPLQTGVKAIDAMIPIGRGQRELIIGDRQTGKSAIAIDTIINQKEFFEKGQPVYCIYVAVGQKASTVAQVAKTLEETGAMRYSVIVAASASDPAPQQFYAPFAGCAIGEFFRDSGRPALIVYDDLSKQAVSYREVSLLLRRPPGREAYPGDIFYLHSRLLERAAKIIESDEIAKDMNDLPETIRHLVKGGGSLTALPIIETQAGDVSAYIPTNVISITDGQIFLESNLFNSGIRPAINVGISVSRVGGNAQIKSMKKVAGTLKLDQAQYRELEAFSKFGSDLDAATKAVLDKGARNVEILKQKQYSPFPVEKQIAIIYLGTQGLLQNVPVNKVKEFEEEFLNVLEINHKEVLEDLRKGNLTDASVEIIRKVAKDAEGKYKSK; encoded by the coding sequence ATGGTAGAAGTAAGACCAGATGAAGTATCTGCAATATTAAGAGAACAGCTATCCAATTTTAAATCAGCAACTGAACTTGAAGAAGTGGGAACCGTATTGCAGGTAGGTGATGGTATTGCCCGTGTCTACGGCCTCTTTAACGCCCGTGCCGGCGAATTGGTAGAATTTGAGAATGGCACAAAAGCTATTGTGCTAAACCTCGAGGAAGATAATGTAGGGGTGGTATTGATGGGAACCTGGGAAGATATAAAAGAGGGAGACACCGTGCGAAGAACAGGGCAGATTGCCTCCATAAAGGTGGGCGAAGGAATGTTGGGCCGCGTAGTCAATACTTTAGGAAACCCTATTGACGGAAAAGGACCTATAGGGGGCCAGTTATTTGAAATGCCTCTTGAGCGCAAGGCACCGGGTGTAATTTATCGCCAGCCGGTAAAGGAGCCTTTACAAACGGGTGTCAAAGCTATTGATGCCATGATTCCGATCGGAAGAGGTCAGCGGGAATTAATCATTGGAGACCGGCAAACAGGAAAGTCAGCAATTGCTATAGATACTATTATTAACCAGAAGGAATTTTTTGAAAAAGGGCAGCCCGTTTATTGCATTTATGTTGCAGTGGGACAAAAAGCCTCTACCGTAGCACAAGTCGCCAAGACACTGGAGGAAACAGGTGCCATGAGATATTCTGTTATCGTAGCTGCCAGTGCTTCCGATCCTGCCCCGCAGCAATTCTATGCACCATTTGCAGGTTGTGCTATAGGCGAATTCTTCAGAGACAGCGGCCGGCCTGCCCTGATCGTTTACGATGATCTTTCAAAGCAGGCTGTTTCTTACCGTGAGGTCTCATTACTTCTCAGAAGACCTCCGGGCCGCGAAGCATATCCCGGCGATATATTTTACCTCCATTCCCGTTTATTGGAGCGCGCTGCTAAAATTATTGAGAGCGATGAAATAGCAAAGGATATGAATGATCTGCCTGAAACAATCCGTCATTTAGTAAAGGGCGGGGGCTCTCTGACAGCACTCCCGATTATTGAAACACAGGCGGGTGACGTTTCTGCATACATCCCTACCAATGTTATCTCCATCACAGACGGCCAGATATTCCTTGAATCCAACCTCTTCAATTCCGGCATCAGGCCTGCCATTAATGTAGGTATTTCAGTTTCGAGGGTGGGAGGAAATGCCCAGATTAAATCTATGAAAAAGGTGGCTGGTACCCTGAAGCTGGATCAGGCACAATACCGCGAATTAGAGGCCTTTTCAAAATTTGGATCTGACCTGGATGCTGCTACCAAGGCAGTGCTGGATAAAGGTGCCCGAAACGTTGAGATATTGAAGCAAAAACAATATTCACCGTTCCCGGTTGAAAAACAGATTGCCATTATTTATCTAGGAACACAGGGCTTATTGCAAAATGTACCGGTAAATAAAGTGAAGGAATTTGAAGAGGAGTTTTTGAATGTGCTGGAAATTAATCACAAGGAGGTACTTGAAGATTTGAGAAAAGGTAACCTGACAGATGCCTCAGTAGAAATTATAAGGAAGGTTGCAAAAGATGCAGAAGGAAAATATAAGAGTAAGTAA
- a CDS encoding phosphatase PAP2 family protein: MTPLTQIDRDIFFFINQDIHTSFLDTILVPLRNQNFWIPVYVLLAAYFVWRFKKNCWIIFAFAGLTFLMTDQISSDFIKPWVHRVRPCHDPVMEAKVRTLVGCGSGFSFPSSHATNHFGLSLFLIMVLRKRIRWTTPVLIFWAAIISFAQVYVGLHYPSDVFGGMLIGGLIGFTTGKICERLLEKKMKPVSQ; encoded by the coding sequence TTGACCCCTCTTACTCAGATTGACCGTGATATTTTTTTTTTCATTAACCAGGATATCCATACTTCTTTTCTGGATACCATCCTGGTTCCGCTTCGGAATCAGAATTTCTGGATCCCTGTTTACGTATTGCTTGCTGCTTATTTTGTATGGCGCTTTAAAAAGAACTGCTGGATCATCTTTGCATTTGCCGGTCTCACATTTTTAATGACTGATCAGATCAGCAGCGACTTTATTAAGCCATGGGTTCACCGGGTAAGGCCTTGCCATGATCCTGTTATGGAAGCGAAGGTTCGTACCCTGGTTGGCTGCGGATCGGGTTTCAGCTTTCCATCGTCACACGCTACCAATCACTTTGGCTTGTCCCTGTTTCTTATAATGGTATTACGAAAACGCATTCGTTGGACTACTCCGGTGTTGATCTTCTGGGCAGCAATTATTTCTTTTGCACAGGTATATGTAGGCCTTCATTATCCTTCGGACGTTTTTGGAGGTATGTTGATCGGAGGATTGATAGGTTTCACAACAGGAAAGATCTGTGAACGGCTGCTTGAAAAGAAAATGAAACCTGTTTCGCAATGA
- the rimO gene encoding 30S ribosomal protein S12 methylthiotransferase RimO, whose translation MHTRFFHKPKVNVITLGCSKNMVDSEILMGQLRANDYLVTHEKEKGKSEIVIINTCGFIDRAKEESINTILEYADVKRKKGIDKLYVTGCLSERYRSDLQKEIPEVDAWFGTMELPSLLHHLKADYKHELIGERYLLTPQHYAYLKISEGCNRTCSFCAIPLMRGRHISKPMEEIVAEAKGLLRNGVKEIILIAQELTYYGLDLYKKRKLAELLNQLSEINDLAWIRLHYAYPGKFPYEILEVVREKQNICNYLDIPLQHISDNILMKMRRQISKKEIYDLINLIRKQVPGIALRTTFLVGFPGETDQDFEELKKFIEEIKFDRVGVFIYSHEEGTSGFELEDDVPEKLKQQRASELMELQSAISYGLNQQKIGSTYKVLIDRKEGDHFFGRTEHDSPEVDNEVVIDAKNNFLRIGDFADIKINHAEEFDLFGEPVRSQSSAIRNP comes from the coding sequence ATGCATACGCGATTTTTCCATAAACCAAAAGTCAATGTAATTACGCTCGGCTGTTCCAAGAATATGGTGGACTCAGAAATTTTAATGGGACAGCTAAGAGCAAATGACTATCTGGTAACTCACGAAAAAGAAAAAGGGAAAAGCGAAATTGTAATCATCAATACATGCGGGTTTATAGACAGGGCAAAGGAGGAATCTATAAACACTATTTTGGAATATGCTGATGTAAAACGGAAAAAAGGCATCGATAAGCTTTACGTTACCGGATGTTTAAGTGAGCGATACAGATCTGACCTTCAGAAGGAGATTCCTGAGGTAGATGCCTGGTTTGGGACTATGGAATTGCCTTCGTTATTGCACCATCTGAAAGCCGACTACAAGCACGAACTGATAGGAGAGCGCTATTTGTTAACACCGCAGCACTATGCTTACTTAAAAATTTCGGAAGGATGCAATAGAACCTGTTCCTTTTGTGCCATACCGTTAATGCGGGGCAGGCACATATCAAAGCCGATGGAGGAAATTGTGGCAGAAGCCAAAGGATTACTTCGTAACGGAGTAAAAGAAATTATCCTTATTGCCCAGGAACTTACCTATTATGGATTGGATCTCTATAAAAAACGAAAGCTGGCGGAGCTGCTTAACCAGTTATCTGAAATAAATGATTTGGCCTGGATACGCCTTCATTATGCTTATCCCGGTAAATTTCCCTATGAAATTTTAGAGGTGGTTCGGGAGAAACAAAATATTTGTAATTACCTGGATATTCCGCTGCAGCATATAAGCGACAATATATTGATGAAGATGCGCAGGCAGATCTCAAAAAAAGAAATTTATGATCTTATTAATCTGATCCGGAAGCAGGTGCCAGGCATTGCATTAAGAACCACTTTTTTGGTTGGTTTTCCGGGTGAAACGGATCAGGATTTTGAGGAGCTAAAAAAATTTATAGAAGAAATTAAATTTGACCGCGTTGGCGTTTTTATTTATTCACATGAAGAAGGAACTTCAGGCTTTGAATTAGAAGATGATGTTCCGGAAAAATTAAAACAACAACGTGCATCTGAACTTATGGAATTACAGTCAGCCATATCTTATGGTCTAAACCAGCAGAAGATAGGAAGCACCTATAAGGTTTTAATTGACCGTAAAGAAGGAGACCATTTTTTTGGGCGCACCGAGCATGATTCTCCTGAAGTTGATAATGAAGTGGTAATAGATGCAAAAAATAATTTTTTGCGGATCGGAGATTTTGCTGACATCAAAATCAATCATGCTGAGGAATTCGATCTCTTTGGAGAACCTGTCAGGAGTCAGTCGTCAGCTATCCGCAATCCGTAA
- the atpF gene encoding F0F1 ATP synthase subunit B produces the protein MQLLAPSIGLIFWTAIIFLSVFFILKKYAWGPILRGLDDREKTIDDALKTAERTKLDMASMKSEHEALLAEAKLERNKMLKEAKDIKESIINEAREKAKEEASRIMAENLHEIDNRKMEALTDLKNQVGNMVIQLSEKILGRELKDKSSQEQYINSMLDRSRQN, from the coding sequence ATGCAACTTCTTGCTCCGTCAATAGGGTTAATTTTCTGGACTGCAATAATTTTTCTGTCAGTATTTTTTATCCTGAAAAAGTATGCCTGGGGGCCTATTCTTCGGGGATTGGACGATCGTGAGAAGACCATTGATGATGCTTTAAAAACCGCTGAGCGAACAAAGCTGGATATGGCTTCTATGAAAAGTGAGCATGAGGCATTGCTTGCGGAAGCAAAGCTGGAACGCAATAAAATGCTGAAGGAAGCAAAAGATATAAAAGAAAGCATTATTAATGAAGCCAGAGAAAAAGCAAAAGAAGAAGCCTCGCGGATTATGGCGGAAAATCTTCATGAAATTGACAACCGTAAAATGGAAGCGCTCACCGATTTAAAAAACCAGGTGGGGAATATGGTTATTCAGCTTTCTGAAAAGATATTAGGCAGGGAGCTGAAAGACAAGTCTTCCCAGGAACAGTATATCAATTCTATGCTTGATCGTTCACGTCAAAACTAA
- the rpmG gene encoding 50S ribosomal protein L33: MAKKENRVQVILECTEHKTSGQPGTSRYITTKNKKNTPNRIELKKFNPILKKYTVHKEIK, translated from the coding sequence ATGGCAAAAAAAGAAAACAGGGTTCAGGTAATTTTAGAATGTACCGAGCATAAAACGAGCGGCCAGCCGGGTACTTCCAGGTATATTACCACTAAGAATAAAAAAAATACTCCGAATCGTATCGAATTGAAAAAATTCAATCCAATCTTAAAGAAATATACCGTTCATAAAGAAATTAAATAA
- the atpG gene encoding ATP synthase F1 subunit gamma, with protein sequence MPGQLKEVRNRIKSVTSTQQITKAMKMVSAAKLRKATERITQIRPYSNKLNEMLSNIASGADVNIELAQQREIKNILVVVVTSDRGLAGAFNSNIIKLAKQTISSRYQVQEKSGKVTIATIGKKSHDLFKRSALPLKADYTDMLQHGFNRAADMAQWMMDAYINKEFDVIEIIYSQFKNAATQIFTVEPFLPVVKSSGKNASRINFIFEPEQETLVNELVPKILKTQFYKIILDTIASEHGARMTAMDKASENANELLKDLSIKYNRARQAAITTELTEIVGGAAALTDQ encoded by the coding sequence ATGCCCGGGCAGTTAAAAGAAGTCAGAAACCGTATTAAGAGCGTGACCAGCACTCAGCAGATCACGAAAGCAATGAAGATGGTGAGCGCTGCTAAATTGCGTAAAGCTACCGAGCGCATCACTCAGATACGCCCTTATTCAAACAAGCTGAATGAGATGCTGAGCAATATTGCCTCCGGGGCTGATGTAAATATAGAGCTGGCTCAGCAACGGGAAATAAAAAATATCCTGGTTGTAGTAGTAACCTCTGACAGAGGTCTCGCAGGAGCATTCAATTCAAATATCATCAAGCTGGCAAAGCAAACCATTTCTTCGCGTTACCAGGTACAGGAAAAGTCGGGCAAGGTGACAATAGCGACTATCGGAAAAAAAAGCCATGACCTCTTTAAAAGGTCCGCACTTCCTCTGAAGGCCGATTATACGGATATGCTGCAGCATGGTTTTAACCGGGCGGCCGACATGGCTCAATGGATGATGGACGCATATATCAATAAAGAGTTTGATGTAATAGAGATCATCTATTCACAATTTAAAAACGCTGCTACACAAATTTTTACTGTTGAACCTTTTCTACCGGTTGTTAAGTCTTCAGGGAAAAATGCCAGCAGGATCAATTTCATTTTTGAACCGGAGCAGGAGACACTTGTTAATGAGCTGGTACCAAAAATTTTGAAGACACAGTTCTATAAAATAATACTCGATACAATTGCCTCGGAGCATGGCGCCCGCATGACAGCCATGGATAAAGCCTCTGAAAATGCCAATGAGCTACTGAAGGACCTTTCCATTAAATACAACCGTGCAAGGCAGGCTGCTATAACTACAGAGTTAACAGAAATTGTTGGAGGTGCAGCAGCCTTAACCGACCAGTAA
- a CDS encoding DUF4295 family protein, with protein sequence MAKDAGKTSKNAKTQKDAAQSAASKAFVRVIVSERSEKTGAYVYKERIVHKDKVKEFIAGSGQ encoded by the coding sequence ATGGCGAAAGACGCTGGTAAGACATCAAAAAATGCAAAAACCCAAAAAGATGCCGCACAATCGGCTGCCTCAAAGGCTTTTGTCCGCGTGATTGTTTCGGAACGCTCCGAAAAAACAGGAGCGTATGTATATAAAGAAAGAATTGTGCACAAGGATAAGGTGAAAGAATTTATTGCCGGTTCAGGTCAATAA
- the atpH gene encoding ATP synthase F1 subunit delta gives MSEYRLASRYAKSLIDLAIEKDQLENVNKDVRYVASLIKEVKEFGLLLKSPIVNTETKNKIFSQLFDGKLDIILQTFLKLLIKKKREQYLPSVIEEFILAYNKYNKITPVYFTTAIPLEPETLNRLRELFVSGSESSNLEVHTEVDENIIGGFIFKYEDKMIDGSIRHQLSKMDDLFVENPYLRKYN, from the coding sequence ATGTCCGAATATCGTTTAGCAAGCCGGTATGCAAAATCGCTCATTGACCTTGCCATTGAAAAAGATCAGCTTGAAAATGTAAACAAGGATGTCCGGTATGTAGCCTCACTAATTAAAGAAGTTAAGGAATTTGGCTTACTGCTGAAAAGCCCTATCGTTAATACAGAAACCAAGAATAAGATTTTCAGCCAGTTGTTTGATGGAAAGCTGGATATTATACTTCAGACCTTTCTAAAACTGCTGATTAAGAAAAAACGTGAGCAATACCTGCCATCTGTAATTGAAGAATTTATTTTAGCGTATAACAAGTATAATAAGATAACACCTGTATATTTTACCACTGCAATTCCGCTTGAGCCAGAAACCCTAAACAGGCTCCGCGAGCTGTTTGTATCAGGTTCCGAATCTTCCAACCTGGAAGTTCACACAGAAGTGGATGAAAATATTATTGGCGGCTTTATATTCAAATATGAAGATAAGATGATCGATGGAAGCATTCGCCACCAGCTTTCGAAGATGGATGATTTGTTCGTTGAAAACCCATACCTGAGAAAGTACAATTAA
- the ftsY gene encoding signal recognition particle-docking protein FtsY → MAFFNFFSKEKKEDLDKGLEKTKENFFSKIAKAVAGKSTVDDEALDEIEDALIASDVGAETTIKIIKRLEDRVARDKYLNTADLNRILKEEIVQLLSESSSEEPEDFFLPPRNQSYVIMVVGVNGVGKTTTIGKLAYQFKQQGKTVLLGAADTFRAAAVDQLTVWSERAGVPIVKQPQGADPAAVAFDTLQSGVLKNMDVIIVDTAGRLHNKINLMNELGKIKRVMQKVMADAPHEVLLVLDASTGQNAIEQAKQFIAVTDVTAIALTKLDGTAKGGVVIGIADQFKIPVKYLGVGEKINQLQIFNKKEFVDSLFQGK, encoded by the coding sequence ATGGCATTTTTTAATTTTTTTTCGAAAGAAAAAAAGGAAGACCTGGACAAAGGCTTGGAAAAAACCAAGGAGAATTTCTTTTCCAAAATTGCAAAAGCCGTTGCAGGAAAATCTACTGTAGATGATGAAGCCCTGGATGAAATTGAAGATGCCCTTATTGCCTCTGATGTTGGCGCTGAAACCACTATAAAAATAATAAAGCGCCTGGAGGATCGGGTAGCCAGGGATAAATATCTGAATACGGCTGACCTTAACAGGATATTAAAAGAAGAGATTGTACAATTGCTTTCCGAAAGCAGCAGTGAAGAACCCGAAGACTTTTTCCTTCCTCCGCGAAATCAGTCTTATGTTATTATGGTGGTGGGTGTAAATGGTGTTGGAAAAACTACAACTATTGGAAAGCTGGCTTATCAATTTAAACAACAGGGTAAAACGGTATTGCTTGGTGCAGCTGATACTTTCAGAGCAGCAGCGGTGGACCAGCTAACGGTCTGGAGTGAGCGCGCCGGCGTTCCTATAGTAAAGCAACCACAGGGCGCAGATCCGGCTGCAGTAGCGTTTGACACTTTGCAATCCGGTGTTTTAAAAAATATGGACGTTATTATTGTCGATACCGCAGGCCGGCTTCATAACAAAATTAACCTGATGAATGAATTGGGTAAAATCAAGCGCGTGATGCAAAAGGTAATGGCGGATGCACCTCATGAAGTGTTGCTGGTGCTTGATGCCTCCACTGGACAAAATGCCATAGAGCAGGCTAAACAGTTTATTGCAGTAACAGACGTAACTGCCATTGCCTTAACCAAGCTCGATGGAACCGCGAAAGGCGGTGTAGTGATCGGTATAGCAGATCAGTTTAAGATCCCGGTTAAGTATCTTGGTGTAGGTGAAAAAATAAATCAGCTTCAAATATTTAATAAGAAAGAATTTGTTGATTCCCTGTTCCAGGGAAAATAA
- the atpE gene encoding ATP synthase F0 subunit C: MQFLSILFLALDGYAQMGAGIGAGLAAIGAGIGVGLVGANAVQAIARQPEAINDIRSNMIIMAALVEGVALFGVVVCVLVLFLK; encoded by the coding sequence ATGCAGTTTTTAAGTATTCTGTTTTTAGCTCTTGATGGATACGCACAAATGGGTGCCGGCATAGGAGCAGGGCTTGCAGCTATAGGTGCAGGTATTGGAGTAGGGCTTGTAGGAGCAAATGCGGTACAGGCCATTGCACGCCAGCCAGAAGCAATCAATGATATTCGTTCTAATATGATTATTATGGCGGCCCTTGTAGAGGGAGTGGCACTTTTTGGTGTGGTAGTTTGTGTGCTGGTTCTATTTCTTAAATAG
- a CDS encoding 50S ribosomal protein L28 — MSKVCQITGKRSMSGHKVSHSNIKTNRRFMPNLQKKRFYISEEDKWIELKVSTSALRTINKKGISAVLKGMREKG, encoded by the coding sequence ATGTCCAAAGTTTGTCAGATTACAGGAAAAAGATCCATGTCAGGACATAAGGTGTCGCATTCCAACATCAAAACCAACCGACGCTTTATGCCTAATTTACAGAAGAAGCGTTTTTATATCTCTGAGGAGGACAAATGGATTGAATTGAAAGTCTCTACCAGTGCATTGCGCACCATAAATAAAAAAGGCATTTCTGCGGTGTTAAAAGGGATGAGAGAAAAGGGTTAA